From Solwaraspora sp. WMMD1047, the proteins below share one genomic window:
- a CDS encoding DUF3237 family protein — MRIVHGRPLLALATAAAVMVAAGGLATSAHAATGCRVTYTVSSQWPGGFGANVAVTNLGDPISGWRLTWSFTAGQRITQLWNGTVSQAGAQVTVANTTWNGTLATGTGASFGFNGSWNNASNPVPTDFALNGTPCTGSVNPTTSPTDPASPTPSPTPTPTPTPTPTPTPSTTPGGPESTIVPDPSWTCSVPNGIVSPVRGRLVLRVAARLGAIRDVGVTQYGHRRLLDITGGTFTGDRVSGTVLTGGLDLELTLSNGSIEVEEITVLRAGDGTLIYLRSCGVAPAGDSTVRMVPDFEAPNSSPHAWLNTGTFVGTRVVDTATNTLELTVYDVSGVTPAEPRIQLSDPAGQPNQLWNCAPGSGTRGAAIFTETVTLGGSLSVGASKRGTRNIIPITGGTTSGRVTGSILAGGADYQLIGSTTTLDARYTLLTNDRELILVRNCGPFGRLVPTFEARVAGPYAFLNANTWLSSDPGSAPGGVSITFYERR, encoded by the coding sequence GTGAGGATCGTGCACGGTCGGCCGCTGCTCGCGTTGGCGACCGCCGCCGCCGTCATGGTCGCCGCCGGTGGCCTCGCCACCTCGGCGCACGCCGCCACCGGATGCCGGGTCACCTACACGGTCTCCAGCCAGTGGCCCGGCGGTTTCGGCGCCAACGTCGCCGTCACCAACCTCGGCGACCCGATCAGCGGTTGGCGGCTGACCTGGTCGTTCACCGCCGGGCAGCGGATCACCCAGCTCTGGAACGGGACAGTCAGTCAGGCCGGTGCCCAGGTGACCGTCGCCAACACCACCTGGAACGGCACCCTCGCCACCGGGACGGGCGCGTCGTTCGGGTTCAACGGGTCGTGGAACAACGCCAGCAATCCGGTGCCGACCGACTTCGCGCTCAACGGCACCCCCTGCACCGGCAGCGTCAACCCGACCACCTCACCGACCGATCCGGCCAGCCCCACACCCTCGCCCACGCCAACCCCGACACCCACGCCAACCCCTACCCCGACCCCGAGTACGACGCCGGGCGGCCCGGAGTCGACGATCGTGCCCGACCCGTCGTGGACATGCAGCGTGCCCAATGGCATCGTGTCACCCGTGCGTGGCCGGCTCGTCCTGCGCGTCGCGGCCCGGCTCGGTGCCATCCGCGACGTCGGCGTCACCCAGTACGGCCACCGCCGCCTCCTCGACATCACCGGCGGCACGTTCACCGGGGACCGGGTCAGCGGCACCGTCCTCACCGGCGGCCTCGACCTGGAACTCACCCTCAGCAACGGCTCGATCGAGGTCGAGGAGATCACCGTCCTGCGGGCCGGCGACGGGACCCTGATCTATCTCCGTAGCTGCGGGGTCGCGCCCGCCGGTGACTCGACGGTCCGGATGGTCCCCGACTTCGAGGCCCCGAACTCCAGCCCGCACGCCTGGCTCAACACCGGGACGTTCGTCGGCACCCGGGTGGTGGACACCGCGACGAACACCCTCGAACTCACCGTGTACGACGTCTCCGGCGTGACTCCGGCCGAGCCGCGGATCCAGCTGTCGGATCCCGCCGGCCAGCCCAACCAGCTCTGGAACTGCGCCCCGGGCAGCGGCACGCGCGGCGCCGCCATCTTCACCGAGACCGTCACGCTCGGCGGCAGCCTCTCCGTCGGCGCCAGCAAACGCGGAACCCGCAACATCATCCCCATCACCGGCGGTACCACCAGCGGCCGGGTGACCGGATCGATCCTGGCCGGCGGCGCCGACTACCAGCTGATCGGCTCCACCACCACGCTGGACGCCCGATACACCCTGCTGACCAACGACCGGGAGCTGATCCTGGTCCGCAACTGCGGACCGTTCGGCCGGCTGGTGCCGACCTTCGAGGCCCGCGTCGCCGGCCCGTACGCGTTTCTCAACGCGAACACCTGGCTGAGTTCCGACCCGGGTTCCGCGCCGGGCGGGGTGAGCATCACCTTCTACGAACGCCGCTAG